Proteins from a single region of Acidianus ambivalens:
- the nuoN gene encoding NADH-quinone oxidoreductase subunit NuoN — protein sequence MFIQDSPIIILSVLFLFSAIAVLFIKEFTRAFYLSLSVNIIGIIILSFFWIIGFVGYTIFSCTLYLDNVGYLFSIIVLIGTTVVILGGKSHIENWSTKSSMLSLLLLTGLGLVYMAFAYNILIILGAWGISSAASYAITMLRKDYKSVDAGIKYLVMGLISSSFMIFGFALYFLSVNTFSLNYSTIKYPYLFMLGISLLSVAFFFKLGAFPFQGWLPEVYINADRISVSFISSVGKLLGIIPLLRIISLGDPTQNVITFFVVLFSIMAILSMFVGNIIAFSRKDLPSILAFSSIAQMGFILIGFVALKVNTQIAEAGLVTQSLAYVIAQAGLFNFVNHIEKVSGTARFEGLRGLAKSDRGLATSASILILSLLGIPPIIGFWGKLFLFESVYLYPWLIIITVLNSAISAGYYIPIIREMFREGELNFVESEERDSVIFSAILSIGIGIISPLILVVV from the coding sequence ATGTTTATCCAAGATTCGCCAATAATAATTTTGTCTGTGTTATTTCTTTTTTCTGCCATAGCAGTGTTGTTTATAAAAGAATTTACTAGGGCCTTTTATTTATCATTAAGTGTGAATATTATAGGAATAATAATTTTATCATTTTTCTGGATAATAGGATTCGTAGGCTATACAATATTCTCGTGTACACTATATCTGGATAATGTAGGTTACCTTTTCTCAATAATAGTGTTAATAGGAACTACCGTTGTCATACTAGGAGGTAAATCGCACATTGAGAATTGGAGTACTAAGTCTTCAATGTTATCTTTACTTTTACTTACTGGACTAGGATTAGTTTACATGGCTTTTGCTTATAACATTTTGATTATATTAGGAGCTTGGGGTATATCTTCTGCAGCATCTTATGCAATTACTATGCTCAGAAAGGATTACAAATCAGTTGATGCTGGAATTAAATACCTAGTTATGGGATTAATATCTTCGTCATTTATGATATTTGGCTTTGCATTGTATTTCCTTTCAGTTAATACTTTTTCCCTGAACTATTCTACAATAAAATATCCTTACCTTTTCATGCTTGGTATCTCGTTGCTTTCTGTTGCTTTCTTCTTTAAATTGGGAGCTTTTCCATTCCAAGGTTGGCTTCCAGAAGTTTATATAAATGCTGATAGAATTTCTGTATCATTTATATCAAGCGTAGGAAAATTGCTAGGAATTATTCCTCTTTTAAGGATTATATCATTAGGAGACCCTACACAGAACGTTATAACGTTTTTCGTTGTACTATTCTCTATAATGGCTATACTTAGTATGTTTGTAGGAAACATCATAGCGTTTTCAAGGAAAGATTTGCCTTCCATATTAGCCTTTAGTAGCATAGCACAAATGGGTTTCATTCTAATAGGATTTGTTGCCCTTAAGGTAAATACTCAAATAGCTGAAGCAGGATTAGTAACTCAAAGCTTAGCTTACGTTATAGCGCAAGCAGGTCTCTTCAATTTTGTTAATCATATAGAGAAAGTTTCCGGAACTGCTAGATTTGAGGGATTAAGAGGTTTAGCGAAATCAGATAGAGGTTTAGCGACTTCAGCCTCAATCCTGATTTTAAGCTTACTAGGAATTCCTCCAATTATAGGCTTCTGGGGTAAATTATTCCTCTTTGAGTCTGTTTATCTATATCCATGGTTAATAATTATAACTGTCTTAAATAGCGCAATATCTGCAGGATATTATATTCCAATAATTAGAGAAATGTTTAGGGAAGGAGAGTTGAATTTCGTAGAAAGTGAAGAGAGAGACAGTGTTATATTTTCTGCCATATTAAGCATAGGTATTGGTATAATATCTCCCCTAATCTTGGTGGTAGTATGA